One Deltaproteobacteria bacterium DNA window includes the following coding sequences:
- the recO gene encoding DNA repair protein RecO — MSSVLNVEAIVLKTWPYGENDLIVSLMTLQKGKIRGLAKGARASRKRFCGTLDLCSHAQFLVRERKNNNLVFIEQASLISGYIHLRKDYFTLMMAMGLLEMADFFSHENHIEHGSFQILQKALKNLEKAGDKIEIFWATALEYLKWMGISPSFEGCSRCEKKLEGEKIFFSLREARLLCTRCVVFGDQTLGLSQELCEWLRNVSLQGGEVEKMNSSQIKMVSSLVESHLSFHFHCKPDWSRFLER; from the coding sequence ATGAGTTCTGTGCTTAATGTGGAGGCGATCGTTTTAAAGACGTGGCCTTATGGGGAGAATGACCTCATTGTTAGTTTGATGACCTTGCAAAAGGGCAAGATTCGTGGCCTTGCCAAAGGGGCTAGGGCTTCGCGAAAACGTTTTTGTGGAACCTTAGACCTTTGCTCCCATGCCCAGTTTCTTGTTCGGGAAAGAAAAAACAATAATTTGGTGTTTATTGAACAAGCCTCGCTTATCTCTGGATATATTCACCTCCGAAAAGATTATTTCACTTTAATGATGGCTATGGGTCTGCTAGAAATGGCCGATTTTTTTAGTCATGAAAATCACATCGAACACGGCTCCTTCCAGATTTTGCAAAAGGCTTTAAAAAATTTGGAAAAAGCAGGAGACAAAATTGAAATTTTCTGGGCGACTGCCTTGGAGTACCTAAAATGGATGGGGATTTCCCCTTCTTTTGAAGGCTGCTCGCGCTGTGAAAAAAAATTAGAAGGAGAAAAGATTTTTTTTAGTTTAAGAGAGGCTCGCTTATTGTGTACAAGGTGTGTGGTTTTTGGAGATCAGACCCTGGGTCTTTCCCAAGAACTTTGTGAGTGGCTGAGGAATGTAAGCCTTCAAGGGGGAGAGGTTGAAAAAATGAATTCCTCGCAAATAAAGATGGTTTCAAGCTTGGTCGAATCGCATCTTTCCTTCCATTTTCATTGCAAGCCGGATTGGTCGCGATTCTTGGAGAGGTAA
- a CDS encoding helix-turn-helix domain-containing protein has protein sequence MFSQRFGALLKRERELRGISLDEISKGTYIRREFLEAIEQNQLHKIPGLTFLRGFVKSYVRFVGLDDEEVQQQLKLFLKEVQVEQSISSISYFNERKKQRFLLALLTLLFLGITLRLFL, from the coding sequence ATGTTTTCTCAACGTTTTGGAGCTTTACTCAAGCGTGAAAGGGAATTGCGGGGGATTTCCTTGGATGAAATTTCCAAGGGTACCTATATTCGTCGCGAATTTCTGGAGGCCATTGAGCAAAACCAGTTGCACAAAATTCCTGGGCTCACTTTTCTCAGGGGCTTTGTGAAGAGTTATGTTCGTTTTGTAGGTCTAGATGATGAAGAGGTGCAGCAGCAACTGAAGCTTTTTTTAAAAGAGGTGCAGGTGGAGCAGTCCATTTCCTCAATTTCATATTTTAACGAAAGAAAAAAACAGCGCTTTTTGTTGGCTCTTTTGACGCTGCTATTTTTGGGAATTACACTGAGATTGTTTTTATGA
- the mtnP gene encoding S-methyl-5'-thioadenosine phosphorylase has translation MKELEITEKKKVTTPFGDPSAEFVLGKLSGREVVFLARHGQGHRLTPSEVNYRANIWGLKSLGVRQILSVSAVGSLKEEIEPGQLVFVDQFIDRTYKRISTFFGEGVVAHVTLADPVCSDLRKAFLPIAKKLDIPHRVQGTYVCMEGPQFSTKAESNIYRSWNADVIGMTNVTEAKLAREAQLCYATIALATDYDCWHPHHDSVTVEQVIQTLLANVEKARRFLVALIQELAVERHCACCSALKNAIITDEKMIAEETKKRLDFLRSH, from the coding sequence ATGAAGGAACTAGAAATCACCGAAAAAAAGAAAGTGACCACGCCTTTTGGGGATCCTTCTGCAGAATTTGTGCTGGGAAAACTTTCGGGACGCGAAGTGGTTTTTTTGGCTCGTCACGGTCAAGGGCATCGATTGACTCCCTCCGAGGTAAATTATCGCGCGAATATCTGGGGGCTAAAAAGTTTGGGGGTGAGGCAGATTTTATCAGTGTCTGCGGTGGGTTCTCTCAAAGAAGAAATTGAGCCGGGGCAACTGGTGTTTGTCGATCAGTTTATTGATAGAACCTATAAACGAATCTCCACATTTTTTGGAGAAGGAGTGGTGGCCCATGTGACCTTGGCAGATCCGGTCTGCTCTGATCTAAGAAAGGCTTTTTTGCCCATCGCCAAAAAACTGGATATTCCTCATCGTGTCCAAGGAACCTATGTTTGCATGGAAGGGCCCCAATTCTCCACGAAAGCCGAGTCCAATATTTATCGCAGCTGGAACGCGGATGTGATTGGAATGACCAATGTGACCGAAGCCAAGCTCGCGCGGGAGGCCCAGCTTTGCTATGCCACTATTGCGTTAGCGACCGATTACGATTGTTGGCATCCGCACCACGACTCCGTCACTGTGGAGCAGGTGATTCAAACTCTGCTGGCCAATGTTGAAAAAGCGCGACGTTTTTTAGTGGCACTGATTCAGGAATTAGCTGTCGAACGCCACTGCGCTTGTTGCAGCGCGTTAAAAAACGCCATCATTACGGATGAAAAAATGATTGCAGAAGAGACAAAAAAGAGATTGGATTTTCTGAGAAGTCATTAA
- a CDS encoding threonylcarbamoyl-AMP synthase, producing MTSNLQLLIREAAQTLSQGELVVFPTETVYGLGARADSAAAIQKIYQAKGRPQNNPLIVHFHSMSQMKEWIKLPEQAQKLGNKFWPGPLTLIVQGSERICKEARAGLKTVAIRIPNHPIALELLREVDIPLAAPSANRSGHISPTQVEHVKRSLGPQVEIILEGGPCEVGLESTVLDLTTKPPRILRPGKILREEIENEIGPVDLIDQKLHASETLASPGLLSKHYAPEAKVLLMEGSEIEYFCRPHKDDKVAIIFHSADLKSKLNEPDNLKKIYLSNNPSNYAQQLYSTLYQLENSGYNCIIIEALPQEPQWQAIANRVSRMI from the coding sequence ATGACTTCTAATCTTCAGCTACTCATCCGAGAAGCTGCACAAACTCTATCCCAAGGTGAACTTGTCGTTTTTCCCACTGAAACCGTTTATGGCTTAGGCGCTCGGGCGGATTCGGCTGCTGCAATTCAAAAGATTTACCAGGCCAAAGGACGGCCTCAAAATAATCCTCTCATTGTTCATTTTCACTCAATGTCGCAAATGAAGGAATGGATTAAACTCCCTGAGCAGGCTCAAAAATTAGGTAACAAATTTTGGCCTGGGCCGCTAACCCTTATTGTCCAAGGATCAGAAAGAATTTGTAAAGAGGCACGTGCCGGACTTAAAACCGTTGCCATTCGCATCCCCAATCACCCCATTGCCTTAGAACTTTTACGAGAAGTTGATATTCCTCTTGCTGCCCCCAGTGCTAATCGTTCGGGACACATTAGCCCTACTCAAGTGGAACATGTAAAACGTAGTTTAGGACCTCAAGTAGAAATTATTTTGGAGGGTGGCCCCTGTGAAGTGGGCCTGGAAAGTACCGTGCTGGACCTGACCACAAAACCACCCAGAATTTTAAGACCTGGAAAAATTTTGCGTGAGGAAATTGAAAATGAAATTGGGCCTGTGGACCTTATTGATCAAAAATTGCATGCAAGCGAAACTCTCGCCTCTCCCGGCTTACTTTCAAAACATTATGCCCCTGAAGCAAAGGTACTTTTAATGGAGGGCTCCGAAATTGAATATTTTTGCCGTCCTCACAAAGACGACAAAGTAGCCATTATTTTTCATTCAGCAGACTTGAAATCGAAACTTAATGAACCCGATAATTTAAAAAAAATCTATCTATCGAACAACCCAAGCAACTACGCTCAACAATTGTATTCGACTCTCTATCAGTTAGAAAATTCAGGATACAACTGCATCATCATCGAAGCCCTCCCTCAAGAGCCACAGTGGCAAGCAATTGCAAATCGTGTGAGCCGGATGATTTAG
- a CDS encoding cold-shock protein: MASRATGRVKWFNDNKGFGFIEQDNGPDVFVHYSAISGDGYKSLAEGQQVEFEITEGAKGLQAANVSKI, translated from the coding sequence ATGGCATCACGTGCCACAGGTCGCGTTAAATGGTTTAACGATAACAAAGGGTTCGGATTCATCGAGCAAGACAATGGTCCCGATGTGTTCGTTCATTATTCTGCAATTTCTGGGGATGGCTACAAGTCTCTCGCGGAAGGTCAGCAGGTAGAATTTGAAATTACAGAAGGCGCCAAAGGCTTACAAGCTGCAAACGTCAGTAAGATCTAA
- a CDS encoding alkaline phosphatase family protein — protein sequence MTYKRCIIFLADGSRPDVFEKLCEEGKLPHCERLFKKTGRFASVTSVFPSTTGPAYLPYLTGCYPGTCNFPGIRWFDKKAYGEGRPLWRRFRSYVGLESFFMNSDLQLKTPTLFQLFEHPVNIFSSINRGSTFKANKTKMSRILYFYYAHLTDHWGLVDRAAYKKLLTALDEDPDFAFVVLPAIDEYAHLSDPWGEKTLEAYRTLDDALGELLDKLQKKNWLDETLISVVSDHGLSSTHSHFGVAHFLEEQGLKVFYYPKIFKWGFDVASMVSGNGMLHLYFKDLKASKDKAWSGRTCFEELRSQRRDLIELLRKQEAIDLMISQAKDGSVVIFNHKGFSRIFCKRGKISYQVEEGIDPLGFPQLPQEMTDRESLHLSFETSYPDVFAQALQIFRSPRSGDLILSAKPGWDLRKRFEQHEHRSTHGGFAREHMAVPFFINHPLPAGPARSVDVFPTILKLMNKEIPASIDGISLI from the coding sequence ATGACCTACAAGCGCTGCATTATTTTTCTGGCAGATGGTTCTCGACCGGATGTTTTTGAAAAGCTCTGTGAAGAAGGAAAGCTTCCTCACTGCGAACGGCTTTTTAAAAAAACGGGGCGTTTTGCCTCTGTGACTTCGGTGTTTCCCTCCACAACAGGGCCGGCTTATCTTCCCTATCTCACAGGATGTTATCCTGGAACTTGTAATTTCCCAGGGATCCGCTGGTTTGATAAAAAGGCTTATGGTGAAGGAAGGCCCCTCTGGAGGCGTTTCAGAAGTTATGTGGGCTTGGAAAGTTTTTTCATGAACAGCGATTTACAGCTGAAGACCCCAACCCTGTTTCAATTGTTCGAGCATCCCGTTAATATTTTTAGTTCCATCAATCGTGGAAGTACTTTTAAGGCCAATAAGACCAAAATGAGTCGGATCTTGTATTTTTATTACGCCCATCTCACCGATCATTGGGGGCTCGTGGATAGGGCAGCGTACAAAAAATTATTGACTGCCTTGGACGAGGATCCTGATTTTGCTTTTGTGGTTTTGCCCGCTATTGATGAATACGCGCATCTGTCTGATCCCTGGGGAGAAAAAACCCTGGAGGCTTATAGAACTTTGGATGATGCCTTGGGCGAGCTGCTGGACAAATTACAAAAAAAAAACTGGCTGGATGAAACTTTAATTTCTGTAGTGAGTGATCATGGACTTTCTTCCACTCACTCGCATTTTGGCGTTGCCCATTTTTTGGAAGAACAAGGTTTGAAAGTCTTTTATTACCCTAAGATTTTTAAATGGGGTTTTGATGTGGCGAGCATGGTGTCAGGGAATGGCATGCTTCATTTGTATTTTAAAGATTTGAAAGCAAGTAAGGACAAGGCTTGGAGCGGCAGGACCTGCTTTGAAGAATTGAGAAGTCAACGGAGGGATTTGATCGAACTCTTGAGAAAACAGGAGGCCATCGATTTAATGATTTCTCAAGCAAAGGATGGTTCAGTGGTCATCTTTAATCACAAAGGTTTTTCCCGCATCTTCTGCAAGAGAGGGAAAATTTCCTATCAGGTTGAAGAGGGTATCGACCCACTCGGCTTTCCCCAGCTTCCCCAGGAGATGACAGATAGGGAAAGTTTGCATCTAAGCTTTGAGACTTCCTATCCAGATGTGTTTGCGCAGGCCCTGCAAATTTTCAGATCGCCTCGCAGCGGAGACCTCATTTTATCGGCAAAACCCGGCTGGGATCTCAGAAAACGTTTCGAGCAACATGAACATCGCTCCACCCATGGTGGTTTTGCGAGAGAACACATGGCGGTTCCCTTTTTTATCAACCATCCTCTCCCTGCGGGCCCGGCACGCAGTGTGGATGTGTTCCCTACAATTTTAAAATTGATGAACAAAGAAATTCCGGCGAGTATCGATGGCATTTCTCTGATTTAA
- a CDS encoding ABC transporter substrate-binding protein yields the protein MKRNLKIILMMMLCLFCTSFVQAQAKKDTTIARPQNSAGDGKSMAGGLVTRESGQEAALGTPTRAIQDLETKMDSYKTGDNLTAEEKAKNVQIKKEVITGTFDIRELSKLSLDKHWASLSAAEQNNFVNIMTQLLEKKAILSKEQGKTRGKKFTIRYLGDTFLDAQKTKSKTKTSIYVPKENLNLALDYKLMKAGKDWKIFDVIVDEASLVENYKYQFNSIITKYGYPELITRMNKKLKDMDSNS from the coding sequence ATGAAAAGAAATTTGAAAATTATTCTAATGATGATGCTTTGCTTGTTCTGCACTTCTTTCGTTCAAGCTCAAGCGAAGAAAGACACCACGATTGCGCGGCCTCAAAACTCGGCAGGGGATGGAAAATCGATGGCAGGGGGGCTTGTAACCCGCGAATCAGGTCAAGAAGCGGCTCTGGGAACTCCTACCCGGGCCATTCAAGATCTGGAAACCAAGATGGATAGTTATAAGACAGGAGACAATCTCACAGCCGAGGAAAAAGCGAAGAATGTCCAGATCAAAAAAGAAGTGATCACTGGAACTTTTGATATCCGCGAACTTTCCAAGCTTTCTCTCGACAAACATTGGGCGTCTTTATCTGCAGCTGAACAAAATAATTTTGTAAATATAATGACTCAGTTGCTCGAGAAAAAGGCCATTCTTTCAAAAGAACAGGGAAAAACCCGTGGGAAAAAATTCACGATTCGTTATCTGGGAGATACTTTCCTGGATGCACAAAAGACAAAATCCAAAACCAAGACTTCTATTTATGTGCCCAAAGAAAATTTGAATTTAGCCCTGGATTATAAATTAATGAAAGCGGGGAAAGATTGGAAAATTTTTGACGTGATTGTGGACGAGGCAAGCCTGGTTGAAAATTATAAATATCAATTCAATTCTATCATCACAAAATATGGTTATCCTGAACTCATCACCCGGATGAATAAGAAATTGAAAGACATGGATTCGAATTCTTAA
- a CDS encoding TolC family protein translates to MFFSSLVSAQESKNADPLSSDLNLSDSVPADANPSASQNFFGPAEQNLVLDLGDCVRMALRNNSEIKESALDIELSQWRLKEAQPSGLPVIDYEYEAAPVPMDASNAVDTFFKGDITMINRVKVGIGVPVFTFGKIKLAQSLARMGIGASQEKKTQKTNEIVLKVKQLYNGILLAADVREMLEEALKKINEEINKREAEAGGADPLELAKIKLTRFEVLKHLGETIRKGELAVAGLRLQIGMDRNFSYQIKDQHLRPVDFQLKDLDFYLQESKRYRPESRLLDIAVKAKETEYRLEKRKLLPNLGVGMFYELGSTVDTVANVGSTSDFNDPFNYTRAGVGIRIKGDLNFTEARAKIKQKQLEYYKVSALKDYAEDGLNLDMQDAYSNAKQSKIDLENMEQAYRLARQVVFLSKTNNDIGVGDKNAYGEALQSYLLMKGRYFEAIFNYNNAVATLMSKIGYQY, encoded by the coding sequence TTGTTTTTTTCTTCTCTCGTTTCTGCTCAAGAAAGTAAAAACGCCGATCCCCTTTCATCCGATTTAAATCTTTCCGACAGTGTTCCAGCAGACGCTAATCCTTCAGCTTCTCAGAATTTTTTTGGTCCAGCAGAGCAAAACCTGGTTTTGGATTTGGGGGACTGTGTGCGCATGGCATTGCGCAATAATTCGGAGATCAAGGAATCGGCACTGGATATTGAACTTTCTCAATGGAGGCTTAAAGAGGCGCAGCCTAGTGGACTTCCGGTGATTGATTATGAATATGAGGCAGCCCCTGTTCCTATGGATGCATCCAATGCGGTCGATACCTTTTTTAAGGGTGATATCACCATGATTAATCGTGTAAAGGTGGGCATTGGTGTCCCGGTCTTTACTTTTGGAAAGATCAAGTTGGCCCAGAGCTTGGCCAGAATGGGAATAGGCGCTTCTCAAGAAAAGAAGACACAAAAGACCAATGAAATTGTGCTGAAGGTAAAACAACTTTATAACGGAATTTTATTGGCGGCGGATGTCCGTGAAATGTTGGAAGAAGCTCTCAAAAAAATAAACGAAGAAATCAACAAACGAGAGGCTGAAGCAGGGGGGGCAGATCCCCTGGAGCTTGCAAAAATAAAATTGACGCGCTTTGAAGTTTTGAAACATTTGGGAGAAACCATTCGTAAGGGCGAATTGGCCGTTGCAGGTTTAAGGTTGCAGATAGGGATGGATAGAAATTTTTCTTATCAAATTAAAGATCAGCATTTACGTCCTGTAGATTTTCAATTGAAAGATCTGGATTTTTATCTGCAAGAATCAAAACGATATCGCCCAGAGTCGCGCTTGCTGGACATTGCGGTGAAGGCGAAAGAGACCGAATATCGTCTGGAAAAGAGAAAATTACTTCCTAACCTGGGTGTTGGAATGTTTTATGAGTTGGGGTCTACTGTAGATACTGTTGCCAATGTAGGGTCGACCAGCGATTTTAACGACCCATTCAATTATACCCGAGCAGGTGTTGGGATTCGTATCAAAGGGGATCTGAATTTTACAGAGGCCAGAGCCAAGATAAAACAAAAACAATTGGAATATTACAAAGTAAGTGCCTTAAAAGATTACGCAGAGGATGGGCTTAATCTAGACATGCAGGATGCTTATTCCAATGCCAAGCAGTCCAAAATCGATTTAGAAAATATGGAGCAGGCTTACCGTTTGGCACGTCAGGTGGTTTTTTTATCTAAAACGAATAATGATATTGGTGTGGGGGATAAAAATGCCTATGGAGAGGCCCTGCAATCCTATCTGTTGATGAAGGGGCGTTATTTCGAAGCAATTTTTAATTATAACAATGCGGTGGCGACTTTGATGAGTAAGATTGGCTATCAGTATTAA
- a CDS encoding GAF domain-containing sensor histidine kinase — protein sequence MFFKQRGNKYNWREIFVRYGVKLASLSNPQEVYKTLLHTLTELSGASNASILIYDTLLKQYVLKENLGYNPMTVSISAQHPLILWIKRDAHPLLKSQLIEDSKLVDIKIPALTYFSEWYSEISFPLMTEKKFLGLFNLGPKKDKHYDSEDIELFSTLLSLGAIFIENAHYYETLYRQNIKLSELAKLKTQFVSNITHELRTPLHGILGLAELLLEDPDQCLNTDYIRYLNMMKNSGSELLEVVDHILELTKYQSGLVELNIKKIDLRRLILEAVALLQAHFDQQECQFLMDWPDSTPGIYGDEQELKQVINDLISNSLKFTKKGKVMISAQKSGEMLKICVQDTGIGISEEDQMKIFEDFRQADNDLNREYGGTGLGLSLAKKIIELHGGRIWVESKKSMGSSFYFTLPLRPLEASNEFSEAPSQSFH from the coding sequence TCCCCAGGAAGTCTACAAAACTCTGCTGCATACCCTTACCGAACTCAGTGGCGCTTCCAATGCCTCCATTTTGATTTATGACACCTTGCTGAAACAGTATGTCCTCAAAGAAAACCTGGGTTATAATCCGATGACTGTTTCTATTTCGGCCCAGCATCCACTGATTTTATGGATTAAACGGGATGCCCATCCTCTTTTAAAATCACAGCTTATCGAAGATTCTAAACTCGTTGATATTAAAATCCCAGCCTTGACTTATTTTTCAGAATGGTATTCCGAGATCAGCTTTCCCTTGATGACCGAGAAAAAATTTTTGGGGCTTTTTAATTTGGGGCCCAAAAAAGACAAGCATTATGACAGCGAAGACATTGAGTTGTTTTCCACCCTGCTTTCCCTGGGGGCTATTTTTATCGAAAATGCCCATTATTATGAAACCTTGTATCGTCAAAATATAAAACTTTCGGAACTTGCAAAACTAAAAACTCAATTTGTCAGTAACATTACCCATGAACTGAGAACCCCTTTGCATGGCATTTTAGGTCTGGCAGAACTTTTGTTGGAAGATCCCGATCAATGCTTGAACACGGATTATATTCGTTACCTGAACATGATGAAAAATTCAGGAAGCGAACTTTTGGAAGTTGTGGATCATATTTTGGAACTCACTAAATATCAGTCGGGATTAGTCGAGTTGAATATTAAAAAAATCGATTTGAGAAGACTCATTTTGGAAGCAGTCGCTTTGTTGCAAGCTCATTTTGATCAACAAGAGTGCCAGTTTTTGATGGATTGGCCCGATTCTACTCCCGGCATTTACGGAGATGAGCAAGAATTGAAACAGGTGATCAATGATTTGATCAGCAATTCCTTGAAGTTTACAAAAAAAGGGAAGGTAATGATCTCGGCCCAAAAATCGGGAGAGATGCTAAAGATTTGTGTGCAAGATACGGGGATTGGTATTTCAGAAGAAGATCAGATGAAAATTTTTGAAGATTTCCGGCAGGCCGACAACGATCTCAATCGAGAGTATGGGGGCACAGGCTTGGGCTTGAGTTTGGCTAAAAAAATTATCGAGCTGCATGGCGGGCGTATTTGGGTGGAATCTAAAAAAAGCATGGGGTCTTCCTTTTATTTTACTCTTCCGTTAAGGCCTTTGGAGGCGAGCAATGAATTTTCTGAGGCGCCTTCGCAATCCTTTCATTGA